The Vicia villosa cultivar HV-30 ecotype Madison, WI linkage group LG1, Vvil1.0, whole genome shotgun sequence genome includes a region encoding these proteins:
- the LOC131629072 gene encoding calcium-transporting ATPase 10, plasma membrane-type-like isoform X4, with protein sequence MTSSKDSPPAHRDLESGSLNAITCSADVDGEDYSTDPFDISRTKDASIQRLKRWRQAALVLNASRRFRYTLDLKKEEERKQILRKIIVHIRAIQAAYRFKEAAKNTNILPSSSNGEFSIGQEQLSSISREHDTNALKDYGGVIGLSNLLKTNLDKGTKGDEADLVIRRNAFGSNNYPRKKGQNFLMFIWDACKDLTLIVLMVAAVASLALGIKSEGIKEGWYDGGSIAFAVILVISVTAITDYKQSLQFHDLNEHKRNIHLQVIRDGRRIEISIYDVVVGDVIPLNIGNQVPADGILITGHSLAVDESSMTGESKIVNKHSKEPFLMSGCKVADGSGTMLVTAVGINTEWGLLMTSISEDTSEETPLQVRLNGLATFIGIAGLAVAIIVLVVLLARYFSGHTKNPDGSVQFIAGKTSVGDAINGVVKIATIAVTIVVVAVPEGLPLAVTLTLAYSMKKMMADKALVRRLSACETMGSATTICSDKTGTLTMNQMSVVEACVSGKKIIPPNDKSQLSPILYSLLIEGAAQNTNGSVFVPESGNGVEVSGSPTEKAILHWGFQLGMDFEATRSESSIVHVFPFNSDKKRGGVALQMVIPSLQPDAEIHIHWKGAAEIVLASCTRYFDINDQLVDMDEEKMTVLRNVIEDMAANSLRCVAIAYRLLDKTENIPTGEEELACWSLPEDDLVLLAIVGLKDPCRPGVKDAVHLCQKAGVKVKMVTGDNVKTAKAIAVECGILGSLADATEPNIIEGKTFRALSDKEREDIVEKISVMGRSSPNDKLLLVQALRRKGHVVAVTGDGTNDAPALHEADIGLAMGIQGTEVAKESSDIIILDDNFASVVKVVKWGRSVYANIQKFIQFQLTINIAALVINVIASFSTGDVPLNTVQLLWVNLIMDTLGALALATESPTDHLMDQLPVGRRDPLVTNIMWRNLLIQAMYQVSVLLILNFQGRSILSLRHEINAYAVKVKNTIIFNAFVLCQVFNEFNARKPDEFNIFKGVTKNYLFMGIVGLTIVIQIVIIEFLGNFTKTVKLNWKQWLICVFIGFISWPLAVIGKLIPVPTTPMNNCFRRFQCGRTRRKMDS encoded by the exons ATGACTTCGTCAAAGGATTCTCCTCCGGCACATCGTGACTTAGAGTCCGGTTCTCTCAATGCTATTACCTGTTCTGCTGATGTGGATGGCGAAGATTACTCAACGGATCCATTTGATATTAGCCGAACAAAGGATGCTTCCATCCAACGACTCAAGCGTTGGAGG CAAGCTGCACTCGTGCTTAATGCTTCTCGTCGATTTCGTTACACCTTGGACTTGAAGAAAGAAGAGGAGAGGAAGCAAATACTGAGGAAGATTATAGTTCATATACGAGCCATTCAA GCTGCATATCGTTTCAAGGAAGCTGCGAAGAACACAAACA TACTTCCTTCAAGCTCCAATGGAGAATTTTCAATAGGACAAGAGCAACTTTCTTCAATCTCAAGAGAGCATGATACAAATGCTCTAAAGGATTATGGAGGG GTTATAGGGTTGTCAAATTTGTTGAAAACCAATTTAGATAAGGGGACTAAAGGCGATGAAGCTGACTTGGTAATCCGAAGGAATGCATTTGGTTCCAACAACTACCCTCGAAAGAAAGGACAAAACTTTTTG ATGTTTATCTGGGATGCTTGCAAGGATCTGACCTTGATTGTTTTAATGGTCGCTGCGGTGGCTTCATTAGCACTTGGGATAAAATCTGAG GGTATTAAGGAAGGATGGTATGATGGCGGAAGCATTGCTTTTGCAGTTATTCTTGTTATTTCTGTTACAG CGATAACCGATTACAAACAATCTCTTCAGTTTCATGACTTAAATGAGCATAAAAGAAACATACATTTGCAG GTTATTAGAGATGGAAGAAGAATCGAGATCTCCATATATGATGTTGTTGTAGGTGATGTTATACCACTCAATATCGGTAACCAG GTTCCTGCCGACGGAATTTTGATCACCGGTCACTCTCTTGCAGTTGATGAATCAAGTATGACCGGGGAGAGCAAGATC gtCAATAAGCATTCTAAGGAACCTTTTTTGATGTCGGGATGTAAAGTTGCAGACGGAAGCGGCACTATGCTAGTAACCGCTGTCGGTATTAATACCGAATGGGGGCTTCTAATGACTAGCATTTCAGAAGACACTAGTGAAGAAACACCTTTGCAG GTTCGCTTGAATGGTCTCGCTACCTTCATCGGTATCGCTGGCCTCGCTGTGGCTATAATTGTTCTAGTTGTGTTACTCGCCAG ATATTTCTCCGGGCACACTAAAAATCCCGATGGAAGTGTTCAATTTATAGCGGGAAAGACCTCGGTCGGGGATGCTATTAATGGAGTAGTTAAGATAGCCACTATTGCG GTCACCATTGTAGTGGTTGCAGTACCCGAAGGACTTCCTTTAGCTGTTACCTTAAC ACTTGCTTACTCAATGAAAAAAATGATGGCAGATAAAGCTTTG GTGAGGAGGCTTTCTGCCTGTGAAACAATGGGATCAGCCACAACTATTTGCAGTGATAAGACTGGAACATTGACAATGAATCAG ATGAGTGTTGTTGAGGCATGTGTTAGTGGGAAGAAGATTATACCTCCTAACGATAAGTCGCAGCTATCTCCTATCCTCTATTCTTTGCTGATTGAAGGTGCTGCACAGAACACTAATGGAAGTGTTTTTGTACCTGAG AGTGGCAATGGTGTTGAGGTTTCTGGATCACCAACAGAAAAGGCAATTTTACATTGGGGATTTCAG CTTGGGATGGATTTTGAGGCTACCAGATCAGAATCATCAATCGTACATGTTTTTCCATTCAACTCGGACAAGAAAAGAGGCGGAGTAGCATTACAAATGGTAATACCTTCTTTGCAGCCCGACGCTGAAATCCATATACATTGGAAAGGTGCTGCTGAGATAGTTCTTGCCAGCTGTACTCGGTATTTTGATATAAATGATCAGTTGGTGGATATGGATGAAGAAAAG ATGACAGTTTTGAGAAATGTCATAGAAGATATGGCTGCCAATAGTCTACGTTGTGTTGCCATTGCATATAGACTATTAGATAAAACGGAGAACATTCCAACCGGCGAAGAAGAACTTGCTTGCTGGTCATTACCAGAGGACGATCTTGTTTTACTGGCTATTGTCGGTCTGAAG GATCCTTGTCGACCTGGCGTCAAAGATGCAGTGCACCTTTGCCAAAAAGCTGGTGTTAAG GTAAAAATGGTCACTGGTGACAATGTTAAAACTGCAAAAGCAATTGCTGTGGAATGTGGAATACTTGGTTCATTGGCGGATGCTACAGAGCCAAACATCATTGAAGGAAAAACATTTCGAGCCTTGTCAGACAAAGAGAGAGAAGACATTGTTGAAAAGATCTCG GTTATGGGACGGTCGTCTCCTAATGACAAGCTTCTGCTTGTGCAAGCATTGAGGAGGAAGGGGCATGTTGTGGCCGTAACCGGGGATGGAACAAATGATGCTCCAGCACTGCATGAG GCTGATATAGGTCTTGCAATGGGCATTCAAGGAACAGAAGTTGCTAAAGAGAGCTCTGATATCATTATTTTGGATGACAATTTTGCTTCTGTTGTGAAG GTTGTTAAATGGGGGCGATCTGTGTACGCAAATATTCAGAAATTTATCCAGTTTCAGCTTACAATCAATATAGCAGCTCTTGTTATAAATGTCATTGCTTCATTTTCCACTGGCGATGTCCCACTAAATACAGTACAG CTTCTTTGGGTAAATCTAATCATGGATACTCTAGGAGCACTAGCCTTGGCAACTGAATCACCAACAGATCACCTTATGGATCAGCTTCCAGTTGGTAGAAG AGATCCTCTTGTAACAAATATTATGTGGAGGAATCTGCTAATACAGGCTATGTACCAAGTTTCTGTCTTGCTTATACTCAATTTCCAAGGCAGGAGCATACTGAGTCTAAGGCACGAGATCAACGCCTATGCTGTCAAAGTGAAGAACACTATAATATTCAATGCATTTGTTCTATGTCAA GTATTTAATGAATTTAACGCGCGAAAGCCAGATGAATTCAACATTTTCAAGGGGGTTACCAAAAACTATCTATTTATGGGGATAGTGGGATTAACTATAGTAATCCAG ATTGTCATCATTGAATTTCTTGGAAATTTCACTAAAACAGTCAAGCTTAATTGGAAGCAGTGGCTCATATGTGTTTTTATAGGATTTATCAG CTGGCCTCTTGCAGTGATTGGAAAACTGATACCAGTACCTACGACTCCCATGAATAACTGTTTTAGAAGATTTCAATGTGGAAGAACTAGAAGAAAGATGGATTCTTAA
- the LOC131629072 gene encoding calcium-transporting ATPase 8, plasma membrane-type-like isoform X5, whose protein sequence is MFIWDACKDLTLIVLMVAAVASLALGIKSEGIKEGWYDGGSIAFAVILVISVTAITDYKQSLQFHDLNEHKRNIHLQVIRDGRRIEISIYDVVVGDVIPLNIGNQVPADGILITGHSLAVDESSMTGESKIVNKHSKEPFLMSGCKVADGSGTMLVTAVGINTEWGLLMTSISEDTSEETPLQVRLNGLATFIGIAGLAVAIIVLVVLLARYFSGHTKNPDGSVQFIAGKTSVGDAINGVVKIATIAVTIVVVAVPEGLPLAVTLTLAYSMKKMMADKALVRRLSACETMGSATTICSDKTGTLTMNQMSVVEACVSGKKIIPPNDKSQLSPILYSLLIEGAAQNTNGSVFVPESGNGVEVSGSPTEKAILHWGFQLGMDFEATRSESSIVHVFPFNSDKKRGGVALQMVIPSLQPDAEIHIHWKGAAEIVLASCTRYFDINDQLVDMDEEKMTVLRNVIEDMAANSLRCVAIAYRLLDKTENIPTGEEELACWSLPEDDLVLLAIVGLKVCISSRINTIMSSLSFLESITILEGSIPCKLCIEMQDPCRPGVKDAVHLCQKAGVKVKMVTGDNVKTAKAIAVECGILGSLADATEPNIIEGKTFRALSDKEREDIVEKISVMGRSSPNDKLLLVQALRRKGHVVAVTGDGTNDAPALHEADIGLAMGIQGTEVAKESSDIIILDDNFASVVKVVKWGRSVYANIQKFIQFQLTINIAALVINVIASFSTGDVPLNTVQLLWVNLIMDTLGALALATESPTDHLMDQLPVGRRDPLVTNIMWRNLLIQAMYQVSVLLILNFQGRSILSLRHEINAYAVKVKNTIIFNAFVLCQVFNEFNARKPDEFNIFKGVTKNYLFMGIVGLTIVIQIVIIEFLGNFTKTVKLNWKQWLICVFIGFISWPLAVIGKLIPVPTTPMNNCFRRFQCGRTRRKMDS, encoded by the exons ATGTTTATCTGGGATGCTTGCAAGGATCTGACCTTGATTGTTTTAATGGTCGCTGCGGTGGCTTCATTAGCACTTGGGATAAAATCTGAG GGTATTAAGGAAGGATGGTATGATGGCGGAAGCATTGCTTTTGCAGTTATTCTTGTTATTTCTGTTACAG CGATAACCGATTACAAACAATCTCTTCAGTTTCATGACTTAAATGAGCATAAAAGAAACATACATTTGCAG GTTATTAGAGATGGAAGAAGAATCGAGATCTCCATATATGATGTTGTTGTAGGTGATGTTATACCACTCAATATCGGTAACCAG GTTCCTGCCGACGGAATTTTGATCACCGGTCACTCTCTTGCAGTTGATGAATCAAGTATGACCGGGGAGAGCAAGATC gtCAATAAGCATTCTAAGGAACCTTTTTTGATGTCGGGATGTAAAGTTGCAGACGGAAGCGGCACTATGCTAGTAACCGCTGTCGGTATTAATACCGAATGGGGGCTTCTAATGACTAGCATTTCAGAAGACACTAGTGAAGAAACACCTTTGCAG GTTCGCTTGAATGGTCTCGCTACCTTCATCGGTATCGCTGGCCTCGCTGTGGCTATAATTGTTCTAGTTGTGTTACTCGCCAG ATATTTCTCCGGGCACACTAAAAATCCCGATGGAAGTGTTCAATTTATAGCGGGAAAGACCTCGGTCGGGGATGCTATTAATGGAGTAGTTAAGATAGCCACTATTGCG GTCACCATTGTAGTGGTTGCAGTACCCGAAGGACTTCCTTTAGCTGTTACCTTAAC ACTTGCTTACTCAATGAAAAAAATGATGGCAGATAAAGCTTTG GTGAGGAGGCTTTCTGCCTGTGAAACAATGGGATCAGCCACAACTATTTGCAGTGATAAGACTGGAACATTGACAATGAATCAG ATGAGTGTTGTTGAGGCATGTGTTAGTGGGAAGAAGATTATACCTCCTAACGATAAGTCGCAGCTATCTCCTATCCTCTATTCTTTGCTGATTGAAGGTGCTGCACAGAACACTAATGGAAGTGTTTTTGTACCTGAG AGTGGCAATGGTGTTGAGGTTTCTGGATCACCAACAGAAAAGGCAATTTTACATTGGGGATTTCAG CTTGGGATGGATTTTGAGGCTACCAGATCAGAATCATCAATCGTACATGTTTTTCCATTCAACTCGGACAAGAAAAGAGGCGGAGTAGCATTACAAATGGTAATACCTTCTTTGCAGCCCGACGCTGAAATCCATATACATTGGAAAGGTGCTGCTGAGATAGTTCTTGCCAGCTGTACTCGGTATTTTGATATAAATGATCAGTTGGTGGATATGGATGAAGAAAAG ATGACAGTTTTGAGAAATGTCATAGAAGATATGGCTGCCAATAGTCTACGTTGTGTTGCCATTGCATATAGACTATTAGATAAAACGGAGAACATTCCAACCGGCGAAGAAGAACTTGCTTGCTGGTCATTACCAGAGGACGATCTTGTTTTACTGGCTATTGTCGGTCTGAAGGTATGTATTTCCTCCAGAATTAATACTATAATGTCATCTTTGTCTTTTTTAGAATCCATAACCATTCTTGAAGGATCCATTCCTTGTAAATTATGTATCGAAATGCAGGATCCTTGTCGACCTGGCGTCAAAGATGCAGTGCACCTTTGCCAAAAAGCTGGTGTTAAG GTAAAAATGGTCACTGGTGACAATGTTAAAACTGCAAAAGCAATTGCTGTGGAATGTGGAATACTTGGTTCATTGGCGGATGCTACAGAGCCAAACATCATTGAAGGAAAAACATTTCGAGCCTTGTCAGACAAAGAGAGAGAAGACATTGTTGAAAAGATCTCG GTTATGGGACGGTCGTCTCCTAATGACAAGCTTCTGCTTGTGCAAGCATTGAGGAGGAAGGGGCATGTTGTGGCCGTAACCGGGGATGGAACAAATGATGCTCCAGCACTGCATGAG GCTGATATAGGTCTTGCAATGGGCATTCAAGGAACAGAAGTTGCTAAAGAGAGCTCTGATATCATTATTTTGGATGACAATTTTGCTTCTGTTGTGAAG GTTGTTAAATGGGGGCGATCTGTGTACGCAAATATTCAGAAATTTATCCAGTTTCAGCTTACAATCAATATAGCAGCTCTTGTTATAAATGTCATTGCTTCATTTTCCACTGGCGATGTCCCACTAAATACAGTACAG CTTCTTTGGGTAAATCTAATCATGGATACTCTAGGAGCACTAGCCTTGGCAACTGAATCACCAACAGATCACCTTATGGATCAGCTTCCAGTTGGTAGAAG AGATCCTCTTGTAACAAATATTATGTGGAGGAATCTGCTAATACAGGCTATGTACCAAGTTTCTGTCTTGCTTATACTCAATTTCCAAGGCAGGAGCATACTGAGTCTAAGGCACGAGATCAACGCCTATGCTGTCAAAGTGAAGAACACTATAATATTCAATGCATTTGTTCTATGTCAA GTATTTAATGAATTTAACGCGCGAAAGCCAGATGAATTCAACATTTTCAAGGGGGTTACCAAAAACTATCTATTTATGGGGATAGTGGGATTAACTATAGTAATCCAG ATTGTCATCATTGAATTTCTTGGAAATTTCACTAAAACAGTCAAGCTTAATTGGAAGCAGTGGCTCATATGTGTTTTTATAGGATTTATCAG CTGGCCTCTTGCAGTGATTGGAAAACTGATACCAGTACCTACGACTCCCATGAATAACTGTTTTAGAAGATTTCAATGTGGAAGAACTAGAAGAAAGATGGATTCTTAA